From the Micromonospora sediminicola genome, one window contains:
- a CDS encoding DUF2470 domain-containing protein, whose translation MRPSPAEIVRTLIAGRLPALVHLARDPGPHQVRHATDPDGRVLLLVPVFSDLAVALAPPAGDSDVATVLDVLDLPPAAGAPSLGRAWISGWAERLDGDQARGAALDFAATHPTGDLLDLGTRFHLHRFEVAEARWERAGGVRRIDPDAYAGAEPDPLHPVESDLLADLTDHHADQVTGYLRRRLALPGAESPRVVRIDRYGLLIAYGRPGATRRTRLAFERPVADVAELSRLLHPMVCPRAAA comes from the coding sequence ATGCGACCCAGCCCGGCGGAGATCGTGCGTACCCTGATCGCGGGCCGGCTGCCCGCTCTGGTCCACCTGGCCCGCGACCCAGGCCCGCACCAGGTCCGGCACGCCACCGACCCGGACGGACGGGTGCTGCTGCTGGTGCCGGTGTTCAGCGACCTCGCCGTGGCGCTGGCGCCGCCGGCCGGAGACAGCGACGTCGCCACCGTCCTCGACGTGCTCGACCTCCCGCCGGCCGCCGGCGCCCCCTCCCTCGGCCGGGCCTGGATCTCCGGCTGGGCCGAGCGCCTCGACGGCGACCAGGCCCGAGGCGCCGCACTGGACTTCGCCGCCACCCATCCGACCGGCGACCTGCTCGACCTGGGCACCCGGTTCCACCTGCACCGGTTCGAGGTGGCCGAGGCCCGCTGGGAACGCGCCGGCGGAGTCCGCCGCATCGACCCCGACGCGTACGCGGGGGCCGAGCCCGATCCGCTGCACCCGGTCGAGTCGGACCTGCTGGCCGACCTCACCGACCACCACGCCGACCAGGTCACCGGCTACCTGCGCCGCCGCCTGGCACTGCCCGGGGCCGAGTCGCCGCGCGTGGTCCGGATCGACCGGTACGGGCTGCTGATCGCCTACGGCCGGCCCGGCGCGACGCGGCGCACCCGACTCGCCTTCGAGCGGCCCGTCGCCGACGTCGCCGAGCTGTCCCGGCTGCTGCACCCGATGGTCTGCCCCCGGGCCGCCGCCTGA
- a CDS encoding DUF6036 family nucleotidyltransferase: protein MGRAELERAFARLGERLVRRGVVADIFVVGGAAMALAYDAKRVTRDVDAMFVPHGVVLDEARAVADELGLPTWWLNEQASVYVSGKDDPGRRRVFDHLGLRVMAASPEHIFAMKALAARARDVDDLRTLAALAKVATVDDALRLCSDFYPDEIVSPRAMGVIRELFE, encoded by the coding sequence ATGGGGCGCGCGGAGCTCGAACGGGCATTTGCTCGCCTGGGCGAGCGGCTTGTCCGCCGCGGGGTCGTCGCCGACATCTTCGTTGTGGGTGGTGCTGCGATGGCGCTCGCTTACGATGCGAAACGGGTGACCAGGGACGTCGATGCGATGTTCGTCCCGCACGGTGTCGTCCTCGACGAGGCGCGTGCGGTGGCCGATGAACTCGGACTGCCGACGTGGTGGCTCAACGAGCAGGCCAGCGTGTATGTCTCCGGCAAGGACGACCCAGGCAGGCGGCGGGTCTTCGACCACCTCGGCCTGCGCGTGATGGCGGCCTCGCCGGAGCATATCTTCGCAATGAAGGCGCTCGCGGCGCGGGCCCGCGACGTGGACGACCTTCGGACCCTGGCAGCGTTGGCCAAGGTGGCGACAGTGGATGACGCCCTACGTCTGTGCAGCGACTTCTACCCTGACGAGATTGTTTCGCCGCGGGCCATGGGAGTCATCCGCGAACTGTTCGAGTAG
- the rpsD gene encoding 30S ribosomal protein S4: MNHPRPKARLSRALGVPLTRKCVRYVERRPYPPGVHGRNRRKTSDYQVRLLEKQRLRHQYNVSEVQLRRTFDEAARGAGKTGESLVTLLERRLDAVVLRAGLARSIYQARQLVGHGHFTVDGHKVDRPSYRLRPGQVVAVRERSRTLPPFQLAAAGAHADEQPRPYLSVELAGLRATLLREPARREVPVICDEQLVVEFYSR, encoded by the coding sequence GTGAACCACCCCCGGCCCAAGGCCCGGCTCTCCCGCGCCCTCGGCGTCCCGCTCACGCGCAAGTGCGTGCGGTACGTCGAGCGGCGCCCCTACCCGCCGGGTGTGCACGGCCGCAACCGCCGCAAGACCTCCGACTACCAGGTGCGGCTGCTGGAGAAGCAGCGGCTGCGCCACCAGTACAACGTCAGCGAGGTCCAGTTGCGCCGCACGTTCGACGAGGCCGCCCGCGGCGCCGGCAAGACCGGCGAGTCGCTGGTCACGCTCCTGGAACGGCGTCTCGACGCGGTGGTGCTCCGGGCCGGGCTGGCCCGCAGCATCTACCAGGCGCGCCAACTCGTCGGGCACGGTCACTTCACCGTCGACGGACACAAGGTCGACCGTCCGTCCTACCGGCTGCGGCCGGGCCAGGTGGTCGCGGTCCGCGAACGCAGCCGGACCCTGCCGCCGTTCCAGCTCGCCGCCGCCGGCGCGCACGCCGACGAACAGCCCCGGCCGTACCTGTCGGTGGAACTCGCCGGGCTGCGCGCGACGTTGCTGCGCGAACCGGCCCGTCGCGAGGTGCCGGTGATCTGCGACGAGCAGTTGGTGGTCGAGTTCTACTCCCGCTGA
- a CDS encoding IucA/IucC family protein: MTDDSERQVFRRVLDALLREDHLGLLRRGRLLGSDRWEVPHAGGLLRIPVRADGFQAALRCARPTVRVRDPDGPDRVVDKLDGLLALLAPADDPEAETGWRTFTAECHADLRARRLATRARPAVFAAVAAERATAPVGMPAALLDDVLAAHAGHPVYPTDRCRHGLDDDDLLRYAPEHAPRFALRWQAASRAAVRLTGALPAWWPAADRADDLLLPVHPLTAARHAPPLTERPAVIVRPTLSMRTVALADDPYTHLKLPLPTATLGARNRRGLRPDSLADGAAVAGLLDRIAAAEPAFAGRIRHADERTFGHTGDDGPAFLIRRFPRNLAGSRVVPVAALAAPDPEAGTVLERVSGGRAAAVLDSYLDLLLDWHVCLWLRYGVALEAHPQNIHVLLAPDGTIGLLYKDDDGARLDPRHHDAVALRDARMWVTDPGELADVFVTITLHLAAAAPLLALAARGVPVPTPAAALTPRLVAARDRWGDGPAAHAFTDRVLCADRLPVKAMVTAGTLLPKQRLGCADVNKYYRRTGPNYLRETR, translated from the coding sequence ATGACCGACGACAGCGAACGGCAGGTCTTCCGCCGGGTGCTCGACGCCCTCCTGCGCGAGGACCACCTCGGCCTGCTCCGGCGCGGCCGGCTCCTCGGCTCCGACCGGTGGGAGGTGCCGCACGCCGGTGGGCTGTTGCGCATCCCGGTCCGCGCCGACGGGTTCCAGGCGGCCCTGCGCTGCGCGCGACCAACCGTGCGGGTGCGCGACCCGGACGGCCCGGACCGCGTGGTGGACAAGCTCGACGGCCTGCTCGCGCTGCTCGCCCCGGCCGACGACCCGGAGGCGGAGACCGGCTGGCGGACGTTCACCGCCGAGTGCCACGCCGATCTGCGGGCCCGCCGGCTCGCCACCCGAGCCCGGCCGGCGGTGTTCGCCGCGGTGGCCGCCGAACGGGCGACCGCGCCGGTCGGCATGCCGGCGGCGCTGCTCGACGACGTGCTCGCTGCGCACGCCGGCCATCCGGTCTACCCGACCGACCGGTGCCGGCACGGCCTCGACGACGACGACCTGCTCCGGTACGCCCCGGAGCACGCGCCCCGTTTCGCGCTGCGCTGGCAGGCCGCGTCCCGGGCGGCGGTGCGGCTCACCGGAGCGTTGCCCGCCTGGTGGCCGGCCGCGGACCGGGCCGACGACCTGCTGCTGCCGGTGCATCCGCTCACCGCGGCTCGGCACGCGCCGCCGCTGACCGAACGACCGGCGGTGATCGTGCGACCGACGCTGTCCATGCGCACGGTGGCGCTCGCCGACGACCCGTACACCCACCTGAAGCTGCCGCTGCCCACCGCGACGCTGGGCGCCCGCAACCGGCGCGGCCTGCGGCCGGACTCGTTGGCCGACGGAGCGGCGGTGGCCGGGCTGCTCGACCGGATCGCCGCCGCCGAACCGGCCTTCGCCGGCCGGATCCGGCACGCCGACGAGCGCACCTTCGGGCACACCGGCGACGACGGTCCGGCGTTCCTGATCCGCCGATTCCCCCGGAACCTGGCCGGATCGCGGGTGGTGCCGGTCGCGGCCCTCGCCGCGCCCGACCCGGAGGCCGGCACGGTGCTGGAGCGGGTCAGCGGCGGTCGGGCCGCCGCGGTGCTCGACTCCTATCTGGACCTGCTGCTCGACTGGCACGTCTGCCTGTGGCTCCGGTACGGCGTGGCGCTGGAGGCCCACCCGCAGAACATCCACGTGCTCCTCGCACCGGACGGAACGATCGGCCTGCTCTACAAGGACGACGACGGCGCCCGCCTCGACCCGCGCCACCACGACGCGGTGGCGCTGCGGGACGCGCGGATGTGGGTGACCGACCCCGGCGAACTGGCCGACGTGTTCGTGACCATCACCCTGCACCTGGCCGCCGCCGCGCCGCTGCTGGCGCTGGCCGCCCGGGGCGTGCCGGTGCCGACGCCGGCCGCCGCGCTGACACCACGACTCGTCGCCGCCCGGGACCGGTGGGGCGACGGGCCGGCCGCGCACGCATTCACCGACCGGGTGCTGTGCGCCGACCGGCTGCCGGTCAAGGCGATGGTCACCGCCGGCACTCTGCTGCCGAAGCAACGCCTCGGCTGCGCCGACGTCAACAAGTACTACCGGCGCACCGGCCCGAACTACCTGCGGGAGACGCGATGA
- a CDS encoding IS3 family transposase (programmed frameshift), with the protein MPKPYPREFRDDVVRVARDREPGVTVEQIAKDFGVHPMTLFKWLRQADIDAGVMPGTASDESAELREARKRIRLLEQENEVLRRAAAYLSQAHLPKRLYPLVSELAADGIPVAVTCRVLNIARQPYYRWLARPVTIADLVAAYRANALFDAHRDDPEFGYRFLVDEARDAGQPMADRTAWRICSGNGWWSAFGKRKRRGKGGKVGPPVHDDLVRRNFTADGPNRLWLADITEHHTAEGKLYLCAIKDVWSHRIVGYSIDSRMKSRLAVAALDNAAARRGDLAGCILHTDRGSQFRSRKFVRALHRHRMAGSMGRVGAAGDNAAMESFFGLLQNNVLNRRSWTTRQQLRIAIVTWIERTYHRRRRQRSLSRLTPVEFETIMHPPASQAA; encoded by the exons GTGCCCAAGCCCTACCCCAGAGAGTTCCGCGATGACGTCGTGCGTGTCGCTCGCGACCGCGAGCCAGGCGTGACCGTCGAGCAGATCGCCAAGGACTTCGGGGTCCACCCGATGACGCTGTTCAAGTGGCTGCGCCAGGCCGACATCGACGCTGGCGTCATGCCGGGGACGGCCAGCGATGAGTCGGCCGAGCTACGCGAGGCGCGCAAGCGGATCCGGTTGTTGGAGCAGGAGAACGAGGTCCTGCGCCGGGCCGCTGCCTACCTGTCGCAGGCGCATCTGCCG AAAAGGCTCTACCCGCTCGTGAGCGAGCTGGCCGCCGACGGGATCCCCGTGGCGGTGACGTGCCGGGTATTGAACATCGCTCGCCAGCCCTACTACCGGTGGCTGGCCCGACCGGTCACCATCGCCGACCTGGTGGCGGCGTACCGGGCCAACGCGTTGTTCGACGCCCACCGCGACGATCCGGAGTTCGGCTACCGGTTCCTGGTCGACGAGGCCCGCGACGCCGGGCAGCCGATGGCCGACCGCACCGCGTGGCGGATCTGCTCCGGCAACGGCTGGTGGAGCGCCTTCGGCAAGCGCAAGCGTCGGGGTAAGGGCGGCAAGGTCGGCCCGCCGGTGCACGACGACCTGGTCCGGCGGAATTTCACCGCCGACGGCCCGAACCGGCTGTGGCTGGCCGACATCACCGAGCACCACACCGCCGAGGGCAAGCTCTACCTGTGCGCGATCAAGGACGTCTGGTCCCACCGCATCGTCGGCTACTCCATCGACTCGCGGATGAAGTCCCGCCTGGCCGTCGCCGCACTGGACAACGCCGCAGCCAGACGCGGTGACCTGGCCGGCTGCATCCTGCACACCGACCGCGGATCCCAATTCCGTTCCAGGAAATTCGTCCGAGCCCTCCACCGCCACCGGATGGCCGGATCGATGGGCCGTGTCGGCGCCGCCGGCGACAACGCCGCCATGGAATCCTTCTTCGGCCTCCTGCAGAACAACGTCCTCAACCGACGATCATGGACCACCCGCCAGCAACTACGGATCGCGATCGTGACCTGGATCGAACGGACCTACCACCGCCGCCGACGCCAACGGTCACTGTCCCGATTGACCCCCGTTGAATTCGAGACCATCATGCACCCACCGGCCAGTCAGGCCGCGTGA
- a CDS encoding alanine racemase: MTRPVYVHDLDALTGHARAIRAALPPGVELLYAMKANPEPDVLRTLAPVVDGFETASRGELRRLTEVLPGRPAAAYAGPGKTGADLAAALASGVARIHVESPAELRRLGTLAVAGGTPARVLLRVNLPLDAPGASLVMGGRPSPFGMDPAEAVACARRPPDGVEVRGVHVHLASGLDGPLAATVAEHVVRWSVNEVGAREIDVGGGMAVDYGAPAARFDWAGYGRALGGLLDAYPGVRLRVEPGRSVTVYCGAYLTEVIDVKRSHGEWFAVVAGGTHHLRTPAAKGHPQPFTVHPRHGGDGPRTDGGPVTVVGQLCTPKDVLSRSTDAGPVGVGDVLVFAMAGAYAWNISHRDFLLHEPPEFRTGDPHRIAAGWAARPPGR; the protein is encoded by the coding sequence GTGACCCGGCCGGTCTACGTCCACGACCTCGACGCGCTGACCGGGCACGCCCGGGCGATCCGCGCGGCGCTGCCGCCCGGGGTCGAGCTGCTGTACGCGATGAAGGCGAATCCGGAGCCGGACGTGTTACGCACGCTGGCACCGGTGGTCGACGGCTTCGAGACCGCGAGCCGAGGTGAGCTGCGACGCCTCACCGAGGTGCTGCCCGGCCGCCCGGCGGCGGCGTACGCCGGGCCGGGCAAGACCGGCGCGGACCTGGCAGCCGCGCTCGCCTCCGGGGTGGCGCGGATCCACGTGGAGTCCCCGGCCGAGTTGCGTCGCCTGGGCACGCTGGCGGTCGCCGGCGGCACACCGGCCAGGGTGCTGCTGCGGGTGAACCTGCCGTTGGACGCGCCCGGCGCGAGCCTGGTGATGGGCGGACGACCCAGCCCGTTCGGCATGGACCCGGCCGAGGCGGTGGCCTGCGCGCGCCGCCCCCCGGATGGGGTGGAGGTGCGTGGCGTGCACGTCCACCTGGCCAGCGGGTTGGACGGGCCGCTCGCCGCCACCGTGGCCGAGCATGTGGTCCGTTGGTCGGTCAACGAGGTCGGCGCCCGGGAGATCGATGTCGGCGGCGGCATGGCGGTCGACTACGGTGCCCCGGCGGCCCGGTTCGACTGGGCTGGTTACGGTCGCGCGCTGGGCGGCCTGCTCGACGCGTACCCGGGGGTGCGGCTGCGCGTCGAGCCGGGCCGTTCGGTCACCGTCTACTGCGGTGCGTACCTCACCGAGGTGATCGACGTGAAACGCTCCCACGGCGAATGGTTCGCGGTGGTCGCGGGCGGCACCCACCACCTGCGCACGCCCGCGGCCAAGGGCCACCCGCAGCCGTTCACCGTGCACCCGCGGCACGGCGGCGACGGCCCGCGCACCGACGGCGGGCCGGTGACCGTCGTCGGGCAGCTGTGCACCCCGAAGGACGTGCTGTCCCGCTCGACCGATGCCGGCCCGGTGGGCGTCGGCGACGTGCTGGTCTTCGCCATGGCCGGCGCGTACGCCTGGAACATCAGCCACCGCGACTTCCTGCTGCACGAGCCCCCGGAGTTTCGCACCGGCGACCCGCACCGGATCGCGGCCGGGTGGGCGGCCCGCCCGCCCGGCCGATGA
- a CDS encoding IucA/IucC family protein: MTSTGLRPRAARHTHPADLAAAHAVFGCLVREVAAPAGEATVAGDQVRVRLPATGMALRCAVTRLSPVGAHRYHGPVRARPDGGRWAEVHADQLAALVAAELAVRTGRNNSEFVGQVQASREVTAQLLAGQPDTDPTPTGDPAVDAYVASEQSLVLGHPHHPTPKWRSGDPDEWRAYAPELRTAFRLHWLAVPDGLVAGAGPFEELLAALDPPRPPAGHRVLPVHPWQLRLMPPVHARVRRLGAAGRPVRPTASVRTLYSPDADLFVKTSLHVRITNCLRKNARYELTGAVALTGLLADVPLPDGVALLAEPAYRTVDLPGADEAYGTILRTGLRAHLRPGQTPVLAAALAAAPLPVSDPVDWWRRYVAMLAPAVLRAWLRHGVVHESHLQNVVVVRDPDGRPARMLLRDLEGVKLDTSRWTDWPHGLPRQVGYGPKDARQRVVYCLFVNHLAGICGALADARPGIEPALWREVREVVATVAAELDDPPELRALLAGEPLVAKANLLVRWRRDADRAAPFVPVPNPFGGRG, translated from the coding sequence ATGACGAGCACCGGCCTGCGCCCCCGGGCGGCGCGGCACACCCACCCGGCGGACCTGGCCGCCGCGCACGCCGTGTTCGGCTGCCTGGTCCGTGAGGTCGCCGCCCCCGCAGGCGAGGCCACCGTGGCCGGTGACCAGGTGCGGGTCCGGCTGCCGGCCACCGGCATGGCGTTGCGCTGCGCGGTGACCCGGCTGTCCCCGGTCGGCGCGCACCGCTACCACGGGCCGGTGCGCGCCCGCCCGGACGGCGGCCGGTGGGCAGAGGTGCACGCGGATCAACTGGCCGCTCTGGTGGCCGCGGAGCTGGCCGTGCGCACCGGCCGGAACAACTCCGAGTTCGTCGGGCAGGTGCAGGCGAGCCGGGAGGTGACCGCCCAACTGCTGGCCGGGCAGCCGGACACCGACCCCACGCCGACCGGGGACCCGGCGGTCGACGCCTACGTAGCCTCCGAGCAGTCGCTCGTCCTCGGCCATCCGCACCATCCCACCCCGAAGTGGCGCAGCGGCGACCCGGACGAATGGCGGGCGTACGCGCCGGAGCTGCGCACCGCGTTCCGGCTGCACTGGCTCGCCGTGCCGGACGGCCTGGTTGCCGGGGCCGGGCCCTTCGAGGAGTTGCTGGCCGCCCTGGACCCGCCACGCCCGCCGGCCGGGCACCGGGTGCTGCCGGTGCATCCGTGGCAGCTGAGGCTGATGCCACCGGTACATGCCCGGGTGCGGAGGCTCGGTGCGGCCGGAAGACCGGTGCGCCCCACCGCGAGCGTCCGCACCCTCTACTCCCCCGATGCCGACCTGTTCGTCAAGACCAGCCTGCACGTGCGCATCACCAACTGCCTGCGTAAGAACGCCCGGTACGAGCTGACCGGCGCGGTCGCGTTGACCGGGCTGCTCGCCGACGTGCCGCTGCCCGACGGCGTGGCTCTGCTGGCCGAGCCCGCCTACCGGACCGTCGACCTGCCCGGCGCGGACGAGGCGTACGGGACGATCCTGCGCACCGGGCTGCGCGCCCACCTGCGGCCCGGTCAGACGCCGGTGCTGGCGGCGGCGCTGGCCGCCGCACCGCTGCCGGTGTCCGACCCGGTCGACTGGTGGCGGCGTTACGTCGCGATGCTGGCGCCGGCCGTGCTGCGCGCCTGGTTGCGGCACGGAGTGGTGCACGAGTCGCACCTGCAGAACGTGGTCGTCGTGCGCGACCCCGACGGCCGCCCGGCGCGGATGCTGCTGCGCGACCTGGAAGGGGTGAAGCTCGACACCAGCCGCTGGACCGACTGGCCGCACGGCCTGCCCCGACAGGTGGGATACGGCCCGAAGGACGCCCGGCAACGGGTCGTCTACTGTCTGTTCGTCAACCACCTCGCCGGGATCTGCGGCGCACTCGCCGACGCCCGGCCCGGCATCGAGCCGGCCCTGTGGCGGGAGGTGCGCGAGGTGGTCGCGACGGTCGCCGCCGAACTGGACGACCCGCCGGAGCTGCGCGCGCTGCTGGCCGGCGAGCCGCTGGTCGCCAAGGCGAACCTGCTGGTGCGCTGGCGGCGCGACGCGGACCGGGCGGCGCCGTTCGTGCCGGTGCCGAACCCGTTCGGCGGTCGCGGGTGA